GGACAGGAAATCTATCCCGAGCATGGAGGAACATACACGGTCATCTCAGCACCACCTGTAAGTGGCACTTTGACTTTTGGACTTTCTGAGGACTATGAAATTGAGTCAGTAAGTGTCATGGTTAACGAGACGGAAGTAGCCACGGAAAGCCCAGCAACGTTAACATTCACGCAAGCCGGGGAGTACACTATTCAGATCAGAGCAGAAGACAATCTCGGCGAAAAGGAAACTTTCGAATTTACATTAGAAGTGATCGAGGACAGACCACCTGAGATACAGAACGTAACGCTTGAGTCGGCGGGTAGGGTTCTTGAACTTGCCGACGGTGGAGAATACGAAATTACCTTGCCGCTGCCTGTAGAAGGCGTGCTCACATTTGAGGCATCGGACGATGATGAGGTAGCTTCTATCAGTGTGAAGCTAAATGGCGAAGAGGTAGCTACAGAGAGCCCGGCAACTCTGACCTTTGAGGAAGCTGGGGAATACGCAATTGAAATAACAGCGGTGGACAGTGCTGGTCAGATAACAACGTTTACTTCTACGTTACGAGTGATAGAGGACGTTCCAGCAATAATTGAAAATGTGATGCTTGTAATAGATGATGAAACTATCGAACCTGTCAACGGTGGAGAATACGAAATTACCTTGCCACTGCCTGCTGAGGGATTGCTCACATTCGATGTATCCGATGATGTGGATGTCGCTTCTACCAGTGTGAAGCTAAATGGCACCGAAGTAGGTAATAGCAGTCCTGTTACACTTAACTTTACTGCTGCTGGTACATATGTGGTTCAGATAGTAGCGGTCGATAGTGCAGGTCAAACTAGCACCTTTGAATTCACTTTGAACGTGGTTGAGGAGATTATCAGTACTAGCTTTGAGCTAAAACTGGAAGCTGGTTTGAACTATTTCGGTCTCCCCATTTATGTAGATAAGACCTTGGGTGAAATATTACCTGGTGCGAAAGTGTATCGTCGGAGTGGAACTAGCTGGGTACTCGCTACTAGTGAAAAACCAATGGCCTATGCAGTTTACCGTGTCAGTTTGACTGAAGCAAAAACTGTCGAGCTTGTAGGTGAGCCATTCGAACCTTCCAGCTTTACATTGAAACGCAACACTAGCAATTACATAAGCATACCGCAGATGAGTCCTGTTAACGCCAATGATCTTTTTGGTGGTGCATTGACGTCGATAAGTGTTATCACCACTGGTGGAACCATGGTAAAAGTGACTGATGGAGTTATGTTACCAGGTAAGGCGTATGTTGTGGTGGTAAGTAAAGATGTAACAATTAACCTGCCATCACTCATGCCACGTTAACCGCAGAATTCACTCACCTTAAGAATTGACTTTGGGCCAAGGGGGGCATTTGCCCCCCTTCTTTGTTGTTGTGAACAAGTACAGTTTTCAATGAGACTTCCAGTTCAGCGGATATCACACTGTGGCACGTTTGTTGCATATATTACGTATTAGAAGACCCCGAGGTGGGGTATATATGTTTATGACCTTGATCACCTCCAGCGGGGTAGACCACCTAAGAGAATAAAGATCAACGAAGCCTGGGAAGACCTGTAAAGACGACCAATTAAGGGAAAGCTTGACAATATTAGGCACGTTGGTTGATGACCTAAGGCCGAATGGGAACATTCATGATCACCTGCTAAGGGTTTGGAACATCTAAGAGTATGTTCAAAACACCTTAAGAAAAAGGAGGGAAAACAATGAAAGGCATGAAAAAATTATTTGCGCTCTTCGCTGTGCTTGCCTTAGCTCTGACCTTGACGCCAGTGCTTACAGCAAATGCTGCAGTTCCCGTTTACAGCATGACTGTGAAAGAGCCTGTATGGACTACCGAAAAAGCTTTGGGCATAGACCTTGACGGCGGTGGTCTAAGCGAGGACCCATTACTGAAGGTGGATGGTACCATAGGCGGTGTTACTGGGTTGGATGTTAATAATTTTGACTTCTCTGCAGCAAGTGTTTTCTACATTGAGCCATCGTACAATAATTTTACTATGTATGTTTTCTACAACGATATTACGGTGTTGGATGATGGGGTGTACGCTCTCACATATGACGTCGATGGCGATCTCACTGCAGACGTTTCTGCGGATATTCCAATAAGGCTCTTCAAGGTAACTACTAAAGCTGCTGTACCAGCCGAAGTAACCAGCGGTGATAAAGTAACAATTAGTGGCACGGTTACACCGCTTGACGAATCTTTGGGTCTGACTGTACACGACTACTACGTAGCCGTTTGGAGAGAAGGAATAGTAGATGAGCCGGCGAAATACACTGAGATTAGCCCTACCGGCACGTTCGAGCTAACCTTCAACGCTTACGGTAATGTAGGTACTGACTATTACCTGACCGTTCAAACGGGTGGGAACTACAATGAGGCTCCATATTACACCATTACCGTAAAGAAACTGGCTGATGTAACTGTTGCACTTACCCCTGACACCATTGTTGCTGGTGTGGATAATGATGTTACCTTACAGCTCTTTGTAGGTGATGTTGAGCTAGGCAACCATGTTGTTACAGGGACCATTGCGCTGGGCAGTGAGACGGCTACTTTTGCCGGGATAACTGGTGCAAGAGGCAGAATAAAGGCAACTGGTGTGAATTTCAGCAGCGTGGGTGTTGCTGACGTTACGGTGAAGGTAAGTGGACCTGACTACTACGGAACAGGCACTGCGAAACTGAACGTTTCCACCAGCGAAGAGTATGGCCTTGCAGTTAAATGGCCTACAACATGGAAAATCGGTGAAGTTAACACAGTAGAATTCAGCACGCCGTATGCTGGTTACACTGTTCATTCTGTAAAGGTTAAAGTAAGCGGCCCAGTAAAAGAAAATGGCGAGGCACTAACAGGTGGCAACAGCATAGATGTGACACCCCTGGGCTATGGTGAACTAACACTGCAGGTTGAGGCAGTTTTGGTAGGAACTCCCACGCAGGTTATAAGCAAGACCTTCTCTACCACCATACCTGGCTACGTAGCTAGTGTGGATCCTGAGGAGCTTGTCAGAGGCGCTACTCAGACGTTGACCGTAGTGGTAAAGGATGCTTACGGCAATCCAGTGAACAATGCACTAGTGCAGTTTATCAGCCCTGTAAACAGCGGGGATCCTATCGCTAAGGTGAACGGTAGGACCGAATCAGTGAACAATGGGACTTACAAGCTGGAGATCGTTGGAAGCAAGATTGCAAAAGCCGATGCAAACTCCTATGTGGAAGTATTTAGTGGTACAAAACTACAAGCTAAGGTATTTGTGGAAATAGCACGCTCTACTGGTATCAACATCACTCTAGACAAGAGCGAAATAGTGCTTGGACCTAAGACCACGTTGACTGTGACAGTGGCATCTCCAGAAGCTCTTAACAATGCAAAAGTGAAGCTCGTTGACGCTGATGGTGAAAACACGGGCGTTCTTGCTTACACCTTTACTGGTGCTGCCACAGTGCAGAAGGTAACGCTACCTGTTAACACCATGCCCGAAGAGGCAGGCGTGTACCAGGTGGTTGTTGAAAGTGTCAACTACGTGGGCAGTGCAACGTTGACCTTTATAGAGCCCGTGATTACAGCTACGCCTGCTGAGATACTGGCAAACAGCTCCAATGTGGTAACCTTCACTTCTGAAAATGTGGACGACCTTAGATCTATTACGCAGGTAACTGCCACTGGTGCTGTGAAGAGCATAACTGCTAAGATTGCAGAGGATGCAATCACTGCTACCATTGTGACCACTGCTGAAAAGGGTACCGTTAAGGTAACCTTCAAGTTCAACAGTGGCTACGAGCATGAAGTGAAACTCAGCTCTGTCTACGGCAAGCTCACAGTTGAGAATGCCACCGTCGCTTTTGGCACGAAGGTACTCACCTTCAAGCCTGTGGATGCGGCAGGGGCTACATTGGCTGCTGGTACTGACGTAAAGATCAATCTGCTTGGCAACGAATACAATGGCTCCGTTGCTGCCGATGGCTCCGTGAGCATATTGATTCCTGAGCTGCCCATGGGCACCTACAGTGTGCTTGTGAAGGTAGCCGGATATCAGGATGCCACGTTCAGCTTAGTAGTTGCTGAAGCAGAGCCTGAGTTCAAGACAGTTATTGAGCTTGCTCCTGGCATGGACATCTACACTGTCAACGGTGAAACCAAGTTCTGGGACGCCACACCTTACATAAAGGACGGCAGAACCTTGGTACCAATTAGGCACTTGGCGGAAGCCATTGGCTTCAAGGCTGATTGGGACTTCTCAGATCCCGCCAACAAGATGGTATTTATCTACACGGCAGAGCAGGATCCAGAGAAGGACAAAGAACATCCATTCATACTGCTCATCATTGGTCAGCCCACCGCCATGGTAAGTGGCAACCTCGTAGCTTTGGACGTCGCTCCTGAGATTCTCAACGGCAGAACCATGGTACCGCTGAGATTCGTGGTAGAGACTCTGGGCTACAAGGTGGAGTGGCTGGGCGGCACCATTCGTCTAATGAAATAACGCAGCTCCATCACAGTAAGTAGTAGATCCAAAGAAGAGGGGTGCCCCACTAAAAGGGGTGCCCCTTTTCTATTTGTTGTGGTTAAATGTTCCTATGAAGAGACGAAAGGGGGTAAGTTTAATCTATGGCGTGGCACAAACTTTTCATTGAAATGGGTATGGGTGTTGATCAGCACGGGCAAAATCCTACGCGGGCTTGCCAAAAGGCTGTGAAGGATGCTGTACACCGCGTGTGCATGCCCAGCTTGGTTGAAGGGGGACTGCTGAGTGGTTGCAAGGTGAAGCTTACTGTGGACCTGGCAGTTCCAGGGGCTGGCACGGTGGACATAAGCCAAGTACGTGAAGCTCTGCCGCTGAGCATGGATGCTGACATCGTGGTGCAGGAAGGTGGCTTGAAAGCAAAGGGCGTTGCCATGGAGGAGCTGGGAGACAAAAGCGACGATATGTTCATCGCCGTGGCTGCCATAACGGTTTGGGTATCCTGCGGTGAGGAGTAGGTAAGCTCGGGAAAGAAACATGATACAAAACTGACTCAAAGTTGGGTTAGAATATAATTTAGTCAATCATGATGTGCTCCTGTGTAATCCCCCAAATAGGGTGGGGGAGTTTCTACCTGCAGACCGTAAATCTGCAGACCACAGGGGTGAGGAAGAAACCATTTTTGGGTTTAATGGCGTTTGTTCTTCACCCCCGGTGGTCCAAGCTAAAGGAAGCTGCCTCTAATGTTGTCGGAAGCAGCACTACCGCTGTGCGGGTGTGGAGGGCGAATAGCTTTGACTGTTACTTTCTTAGTTAGGCCTCATTTCATCCCGCACTTGTGTTTTTCGCTTTCTTCGTTTGATTTTGGAAGGAGGTCGATTTTACATTGATTAAGTGGCTGGAAAAACATTTCGATTTTGAATCCCACGGTGCTAATTGGACAGATGAAATCATTGCGGGCTTGACTACGTTTATTACCATGGCTTACATTCTTTTTGTTAACCCGAACATTTTGGGTGCAGCTGGCATGCCCAAGGGGGCAGTCCTCATGGCAACAGCCATTGGAGCTGGGATCTCCACGGTGATGATGGGACTCTATGCTAAACTGCCCTTCGCTTTGGCGCCTGGCATGGGTCTGAATGCTTATTTTGCGTACTCGGTGTGCCAGGGTATGGGATTGCCATGGCAGGTGGCACTGGGTGCAGTGTTCATTGACGGCGTGATTTTCTTATTGCTGTCAGTTACCCCAGTTAGGCGCTGGATTGTGCAAGCCATTCCACTGAGCATCAAACTGGCAGCTTCTGTGGGCATCGGTTTGTTCATTGCCTTCATCGGTATGATCAACTCGGGCATCGTGGTGAAAAACGATGCCACGCTGGTGGGCTTGGGCAGTGTGACCAGGCCTGAAACACTGCTGGCTTTGGTGGGTTTGATCATCATCGTGGTGCTCATGGCCCTTCGGGTTAAAGGCAACATTCTGCTGGGCATTTTGATTACCACATTCATCGGCGTTTTTGTGAAGGGCAGCAGCGGTGTGCCTATTACAAACTTCACCGGCTCGGTGGTGGCATTGCCAAACTGGGGCGAGCTTTCTCAAACCTTTGGTGCCATGGACGTTGTGGGAGCTCTAAAGTGGGGCTTTGTGTCCATCGTATTCACCTTCACCTTTGTGGACATGTTTGACACGCTGGGCACCATTGCCGGCTTAGCTGCTAAGCTGAACATACTTAAAGAGGACGGCAGTTTCGAGGGAGCTGACCGGGCGCTTGTAACTGACGCTGTGGGCACCATGGTAGGTGCCGTGGCTGGCACATCCACGGTGACCACCTACGTGGAATCGGCAGCGGGTATCGCTGAAGGTGGCAAAACGGGAGCCACTGCCCTTGTAACAGGCATACTGTTCTTGCTTTCGTTGTTTCTTTGGCCTTTGGCAGAAGTGGTGCCTTCTGCAGCCACAGCACCAGCCCTTATCGTTGTGGGCTTCCTCATGATGGAGCCCATTTTGAAGATTGATTTCTCGGAGCTGACCGAAGCCATACCAGCTTTCATAACCATGATCGCCATGCCGTTCACTTACTCTATTGCTAACGGGCTCATTTTTGGTATTCTCAGCTACGTCATCATGAAGCTGTTCACAGGAAAAATAAAAGAGATTCATCCTGTGTTGGCAGTGCTGGCACTGGTCTTTGTGGTTTACTTGGTCTATTAAAACGCTGTCACCTCTGCTTACTTGACATACGAGCAGTTACGCAAAAAGTTTGTGGCAGAGGGCGGGAAGTGACATGAGCTGCGACGCACTCCCGCCCGCGAACCGATTCAACCTCCTCCTTTTCGTTTGGAGCCGCACCCAAAAAGAGGACACCCACGGGGCGGCTCCAAATTAGCCTTGTGCTATACTAAGGGTAATCGCTCTTCGCAGAAGGAGGTCTTTGACAATGCAACACACGTTTGTGGTGGAGTACTTCCCATACAACGCTGAAAGCAGCAACGTGGTGGAAGAGGCTTTGAAACTGCCTTATGTGGTGGAAGCAAAAGAAGGCAGGCTTATCATGGTGACCGTGGAAGCTGATTCCTACGAGGAAGGCAGGCAAAGGGCTGAAGAGGTTGGAAAAAAGGTGTTCGGCGAAGGTAACATCAGGGTACGCCGAGCTCAATAAATAATGGCATAATCACATAATAAGAGGCTGAGGAAAGTAAGCTGAAACCAAGAGAGACAGTAAGCATTAAACATGTTTTGTTGTTTTTTGGGGAGGCATTGGTGATTTAGAAACGTGGATTTTCGCGATTTGAAAAAGAGGCTGACTGAATTCTCTGTGAGGGCCCCGGGTTCGGAGCAAACTCGCAAACTGCTGGAGCATTTAAAACAGGAGTTTCCTGGCTATGAGCAGGAGACTGTGGATTTTAAATGCCCTCAGCACAAAGGTTGGTCATGGGGCTCGCTGCTTTTACTGGAGGTGGCAGGGCTTTTCCTACTTCAGCGCAGGCCTCTTCTGTCTGTGATTCTGGTGGTCATTCCCGCATTACTTCTTTTATGGGAAGAAAACGGCTACGTAAACTGGTCGCGTTTGTTTAGCTTTACTCGGTGCCAGAACTTGGTGTTGAAAAAGATGCCCGAGCAAAAAGAGGCTGAAGAAAAGGAAAATACAGCTGAGCAGGACTATTCAGTGCCCCATGTGATTTTTGTGGTGAACGTGGACAGCCGCGTGGAGGGTTTGTGGGACAGGTTCGACCCAGAGGGTGTGGGCCGTACAGCTTGGCTTAACCTCTCTCTCATGCTGGCTTCGTTCACTTCTGTGCTCAGTTTTTACTTTCCCATACGCTTTTGGCTCTACCTGGGCCTGGCTCTATCGGTGGTGCTTCTGCTGGAGATGGTGGATTTCATTTACCAGGGCTTGTTCCGCCGTTTTTACCCCGGTGCACTGGACAACGGCTCTGGCATGTTGGTATTAAAGCAAATCAGTGACCTACTTGACAATGTTCCACACTGGATGCTTTTTGTGGACGGTGGCAACGTTAGTGGTGCAGGCATTGATGCCTTCAAGCGCCGCTACAAGCTACCAAGGAATGTGCTCTTTATCACCTTGGAAAGGCCTGGCGCTGGCACAGTAGCAGTAGCAAGGCGCCACGGTTTATGGTCTGCTGTTGGCATGCCCAAGCAGGTGGTGGCATTTCTTACAAAGGAAGCTGGCATAAACAATTTCACGGATTTTAGTTACAGGCGCAGTTTGGGAGCTTTTCTGAACTTCCGTGGATGCGCTTCACTTTCCGTGGTGGGTCAGCTCAGAGGTAAAGAGGAAAGCCAGCTCATGCTCACAGATACTATCGAGTGCATAAGTGATAAGAACATTCAAGAAGCAGGAGCTTTGGTATTAAGGTTGGTGAATATGATTGAGCAACCAGAAGACAACGAATCCGGCTCTGGAAACACAACAGACTCCAATTAGGCGGTATTTAGAGGAGTTCACTCTTCTTACCTTTGCTTTTTACCCATGGTACGGTAGGTTGGCTGACACCATTACACCCAGTAAATCCTACTGGTTTGACATTCTGTATTTTGTTTGCGTGTTTGCTGTAATCGATTACCGACACATTCGCTGGGAAAAGGTTATGCGCTTCGCACCGTTCATGCTGGTTTACTTTTGGAGTAGTGCCATTAACGGTGTGCCTCTGCTCATTTTCAAGGAGACACTGCGACGTGTGGTTGGTCCATTTGGCATCATGCTTTTTGCCTCAGCTGTGGACTGGGACTACGCAAAACTTAGGAGGTTGCTGATTTACATAACTATTAGTGGTTTGCTCATGGGTGGTGTGGCTGGTTACCAAGTGTTAACTAAACAAGCTCCTCAGTCCGAGTGGCTGGATACGGAGCTTGATACCGATCGCACCATTATCAGGGTGTGGTCCATTTTCTCCATTCCCACTTACTACAGCATATTTGTGGACATTTCCATTTTGGTGGCATTGGGGCTTTTGCTCACCTCGAGTGGTTGGTTTGAACGTTTTGTTTGGGGGTTAAGCTTTTTGGGCTTTTTGTTAGCTCAGCTGCTTACCTATGCTCGGGGCGGTTTGTTGGCTTCCGCTTTTGGGCTTTTTGTGGCGCTTGCAGTGGAAAGCCTTGTATGGGCTTGCGTGGCCGCTGCAGCGGCGGTCATAGGTGCTTTAACCATTCCTCAGCTGCGTGATAGACTGCTCACTGCATTTACGTGGGCTTATGTTCAGGAAAGCTCACAACCTGGAGGCAGAATTTACCAGTGGGGAAGGGCATTGGAAAATGTGGGCATATTAGGCGGTTTCAAAGGTATTAGGCAGCTGCTAATTGGTACGGGCCCTGGTACCTTTGGTACCCAGTCTTCAATCAACTTGGGGCTTCATGGGGCCCTGCGCATTGACAGTGCCTACTACGCCATTATGGCCGAATATGGGCTTTTGGGTGTGGTGAGTTTCGTTTATTTTGTGGTGAGCACGCTACTGGAAGGCTTGAAGAAAGTACTTAATACGGAGGATAAAAGGGTTAAACTACTGCTCGCTTGCGTGCTTGGCGCCGTTTCTGCTTGGGCATTCCACGGCCTCACGGACAACGTCTTTGATTA
The genomic region above belongs to Coprothermobacter proteolyticus DSM 5265 and contains:
- a CDS encoding NCS2 family permease translates to MIKWLEKHFDFESHGANWTDEIIAGLTTFITMAYILFVNPNILGAAGMPKGAVLMATAIGAGISTVMMGLYAKLPFALAPGMGLNAYFAYSVCQGMGLPWQVALGAVFIDGVIFLLLSVTPVRRWIVQAIPLSIKLAASVGIGLFIAFIGMINSGIVVKNDATLVGLGSVTRPETLLALVGLIIIVVLMALRVKGNILLGILITTFIGVFVKGSSGVPITNFTGSVVALPNWGELSQTFGAMDVVGALKWGFVSIVFTFTFVDMFDTLGTIAGLAAKLNILKEDGSFEGADRALVTDAVGTMVGAVAGTSTVTTYVESAAGIAEGGKTGATALVTGILFLLSLFLWPLAEVVPSAATAPALIVVGFLMMEPILKIDFSELTEAIPAFITMIAMPFTYSIANGLIFGILSYVIMKLFTGKIKEIHPVLAVLALVFVVYLVY
- a CDS encoding O-antigen ligase family protein — encoded protein: MSNQKTTNPALETQQTPIRRYLEEFTLLTFAFYPWYGRLADTITPSKSYWFDILYFVCVFAVIDYRHIRWEKVMRFAPFMLVYFWSSAINGVPLLIFKETLRRVVGPFGIMLFASAVDWDYAKLRRLLIYITISGLLMGGVAGYQVLTKQAPQSEWLDTELDTDRTIIRVWSIFSIPTYYSIFVDISILVALGLLLTSSGWFERFVWGLSFLGFLLAQLLTYARGGLLASAFGLFVALAVESLVWACVAAAAAVIGALTIPQLRDRLLTAFTWAYVQESSQPGGRIYQWGRALENVGILGGFKGIRQLLIGTGPGTFGTQSSINLGLHGALRIDSAYYAIMAEYGLLGVVSFVYFVVSTLLEGLKKVLNTEDKRVKLLLACVLGAVSAWAFHGLTDNVFDYFYVLSWVFPLAMVL
- a CDS encoding copper amine oxidase N-terminal domain-containing protein, translating into MKGMKKLFALFAVLALALTLTPVLTANAAVPVYSMTVKEPVWTTEKALGIDLDGGGLSEDPLLKVDGTIGGVTGLDVNNFDFSAASVFYIEPSYNNFTMYVFYNDITVLDDGVYALTYDVDGDLTADVSADIPIRLFKVTTKAAVPAEVTSGDKVTISGTVTPLDESLGLTVHDYYVAVWREGIVDEPAKYTEISPTGTFELTFNAYGNVGTDYYLTVQTGGNYNEAPYYTITVKKLADVTVALTPDTIVAGVDNDVTLQLFVGDVELGNHVVTGTIALGSETATFAGITGARGRIKATGVNFSSVGVADVTVKVSGPDYYGTGTAKLNVSTSEEYGLAVKWPTTWKIGEVNTVEFSTPYAGYTVHSVKVKVSGPVKENGEALTGGNSIDVTPLGYGELTLQVEAVLVGTPTQVISKTFSTTIPGYVASVDPEELVRGATQTLTVVVKDAYGNPVNNALVQFISPVNSGDPIAKVNGRTESVNNGTYKLEIVGSKIAKADANSYVEVFSGTKLQAKVFVEIARSTGINITLDKSEIVLGPKTTLTVTVASPEALNNAKVKLVDADGENTGVLAYTFTGAATVQKVTLPVNTMPEEAGVYQVVVESVNYVGSATLTFIEPVITATPAEILANSSNVVTFTSENVDDLRSITQVTATGAVKSITAKIAEDAITATIVTTAEKGTVKVTFKFNSGYEHEVKLSSVYGKLTVENATVAFGTKVLTFKPVDAAGATLAAGTDVKINLLGNEYNGSVAADGSVSILIPELPMGTYSVLVKVAGYQDATFSLVVAEAEPEFKTVIELAPGMDIYTVNGETKFWDATPYIKDGRTLVPIRHLAEAIGFKADWDFSDPANKMVFIYTAEQDPEKDKEHPFILLIIGQPTAMVSGNLVALDVAPEILNGRTMVPLRFVVETLGYKVEWLGGTIRLMK
- a CDS encoding LTA synthase family protein; translation: MKKRLTEFSVRAPGSEQTRKLLEHLKQEFPGYEQETVDFKCPQHKGWSWGSLLLLEVAGLFLLQRRPLLSVILVVIPALLLLWEENGYVNWSRLFSFTRCQNLVLKKMPEQKEAEEKENTAEQDYSVPHVIFVVNVDSRVEGLWDRFDPEGVGRTAWLNLSLMLASFTSVLSFYFPIRFWLYLGLALSVVLLLEMVDFIYQGLFRRFYPGALDNGSGMLVLKQISDLLDNVPHWMLFVDGGNVSGAGIDAFKRRYKLPRNVLFITLERPGAGTVAVARRHGLWSAVGMPKQVVAFLTKEAGINNFTDFSYRRSLGAFLNFRGCASLSVVGQLRGKEESQLMLTDTIECISDKNIQEAGALVLRLVNMIEQPEDNESGSGNTTDSN
- a CDS encoding Lin0512 family protein, encoding MAWHKLFIEMGMGVDQHGQNPTRACQKAVKDAVHRVCMPSLVEGGLLSGCKVKLTVDLAVPGAGTVDISQVREALPLSMDADIVVQEGGLKAKGVAMEELGDKSDDMFIAVAAITVWVSCGEE